From the Paenibacillus sp. FSL H8-0548 genome, one window contains:
- a CDS encoding BMP family protein, whose product MKKAFALAVSLFLMVAIVAACGSNNKDAGNAANNSAATNNTGDKAEKKKIALVLPEKIGVNKFFVLMDEGFKKAGAEFGAEVKTIESTDPAGFEQNLRATVAEDYDLIITATFQAEDALKKVAAENPDKSFAVIDTVVDLPNVRSVNFREHEASYLMGALAGLATKTNIVGAVVAMDAPLLSKYTSGFEEGLKSTNPEAQFLINYVGSFTDPVKGKELALLQQSKGADFIAGMAAVGDNGVFEAAKEKGFYTSGQDTDRTDEDQEHIVLSQLKGTDAVAYETVKSFVEGSFEFGVADYGLKEDGVGLTFVTRDSQSTLSPFIGQENVDTVKAIAEDIKSGKIVVTNPLAQ is encoded by the coding sequence ATGAAAAAGGCATTTGCTTTAGCGGTATCGTTATTTCTAATGGTTGCGATCGTTGCAGCTTGTGGATCTAACAACAAAGACGCAGGAAACGCTGCAAACAATAGCGCGGCAACAAATAATACAGGCGATAAAGCTGAAAAGAAAAAAATTGCACTCGTACTTCCTGAAAAAATTGGCGTGAACAAGTTTTTCGTATTGATGGATGAAGGCTTCAAAAAAGCAGGAGCGGAGTTCGGCGCTGAAGTAAAAACGATCGAATCGACTGATCCTGCGGGCTTCGAACAAAATCTTCGTGCAACAGTAGCTGAAGATTACGATTTGATTATTACGGCAACTTTCCAAGCAGAGGATGCGCTAAAAAAAGTAGCAGCTGAAAATCCGGACAAGTCGTTTGCTGTTATTGATACGGTTGTTGATCTGCCGAACGTACGCAGCGTTAACTTCCGTGAGCATGAAGCTTCCTACCTAATGGGGGCACTTGCAGGTTTAGCAACTAAAACGAACATTGTTGGTGCTGTTGTTGCTATGGATGCTCCACTGCTTAGCAAATATACATCCGGCTTCGAGGAAGGCTTGAAGAGCACGAATCCTGAAGCACAATTCCTTATCAATTATGTAGGAAGCTTTACAGATCCGGTTAAAGGCAAAGAGCTTGCACTTCTTCAACAATCCAAAGGTGCTGACTTTATCGCAGGCATGGCAGCTGTTGGCGACAACGGCGTGTTCGAGGCAGCTAAGGAGAAAGGCTTCTACACTTCCGGTCAAGATACTGACCGTACAGATGAAGATCAAGAGCATATCGTCCTCTCACAATTGAAGGGTACGGATGCAGTAGCTTATGAAACGGTAAAAAGCTTTGTTGAAGGCAGCTTTGAATTTGGTGTAGCAGACTATGGCTTGAAGGAAGACGGCGTAGGCCTGACTTTCGTAACAAGAGACAGCCAATCTACGCTTAGCCCGTTCATTGGCCAAGAAAACGTAGATACAGTTAAAGCTATCGCTGAAGATATTAAGTCTGGTAAAATTGTAGTAACAAACCCGCTAGCTCAATAG
- a CDS encoding ABC transporter ATP-binding protein produces the protein MLLHMEGITKSYGSVTANSHVHFSLQKGEIHALVGENGAGKTTLMRILYGMESPTSGQILLGGKPVSFASPADAIKHKIGMVHQHFMLFPTFTIAENIVIGREPSKGVGFDRKAAALETERLGKLYGMPVDPWKKVADCSLGMQQRVEILKVLYQGAEVIILDEPTGVLTPLEVKELLIAIKGLAAQGKSFILISHKLQEIMEVADRVTVLRDGKVTGTVDTKDTNTELLSRLMVGRELVNISRNKISRGKPVLEVSQLTISGAKAKPVLANVSLHVDEGEIVGIAGISGNGQSELIQSISGLLKPEAGTVKLRGQDITGAQVGAIRRQGLAHIPEDRYQWGVAKDATVTENGLMGHASKHQKYGMLNGSSIRKMVGEWVTRFGIKTGSLSTKAQYLSGGNLQKLIVARELAQKTPFLIAAEPTRGVDVGAMEIIHGELLAKRDERGAILLVSSELTEILKLSDRILVMYEGEIVGELDAETATEEQISLLMAGGKAVG, from the coding sequence ATGCTGCTGCACATGGAGGGCATTACGAAATCCTATGGGAGCGTAACGGCTAATAGTCATGTTCATTTTTCACTTCAAAAAGGGGAAATTCATGCATTAGTAGGCGAAAATGGGGCAGGAAAAACAACTTTAATGCGTATTCTGTACGGAATGGAAAGTCCGACAAGCGGACAAATATTGCTGGGTGGCAAGCCCGTTTCGTTTGCAAGCCCGGCTGATGCGATTAAACATAAAATCGGAATGGTGCATCAGCATTTTATGCTATTCCCAACATTTACAATAGCTGAGAATATCGTAATCGGACGCGAGCCCTCTAAAGGTGTGGGCTTTGACCGCAAGGCGGCGGCATTGGAGACGGAGCGGCTCGGCAAGCTTTATGGCATGCCCGTTGATCCATGGAAAAAGGTAGCGGATTGCTCTTTAGGCATGCAGCAGCGTGTGGAAATATTGAAGGTGCTGTATCAAGGAGCAGAGGTTATTATTTTGGATGAGCCGACAGGTGTTTTGACGCCTCTGGAGGTCAAAGAGCTGCTGATCGCAATTAAGGGCTTGGCAGCACAAGGGAAAAGCTTTATTCTGATCAGCCATAAGCTGCAGGAAATTATGGAGGTAGCTGACCGTGTGACCGTTCTGCGGGACGGGAAGGTTACGGGCACTGTCGACACGAAGGACACGAATACAGAACTTTTATCAAGGCTGATGGTAGGTCGGGAATTAGTCAATATATCACGCAATAAGATTAGCAGAGGAAAGCCAGTGCTTGAGGTTTCGCAGCTGACTATCAGCGGAGCGAAAGCGAAGCCGGTACTTGCAAATGTAAGCCTTCATGTCGATGAAGGAGAAATTGTAGGCATCGCCGGTATTTCAGGAAACGGACAATCTGAGTTGATTCAATCGATTTCTGGTTTGCTGAAGCCAGAAGCAGGGACAGTTAAGCTGCGCGGACAAGATATTACTGGTGCACAGGTTGGAGCAATTCGTAGGCAGGGGCTTGCTCATATACCTGAGGACCGTTATCAGTGGGGAGTCGCGAAGGATGCGACCGTTACTGAGAATGGCTTAATGGGACATGCATCTAAGCATCAGAAATATGGCATGTTAAACGGATCGAGCATCCGGAAAATGGTTGGTGAATGGGTAACCCGCTTTGGTATAAAAACAGGCTCATTATCTACAAAAGCGCAATATTTGTCGGGTGGGAATTTGCAAAAGCTGATCGTTGCCAGGGAGCTTGCACAGAAAACTCCTTTTCTTATAGCGGCTGAGCCTACGCGGGGCGTTGATGTCGGCGCGATGGAGATTATTCATGGAGAGCTCCTGGCGAAGCGGGATGAGCGTGGTGCAATATTGCTTGTTTCCTCTGAGCTAACGGAAATACTCAAGCTGTCGGATCGCATTTTAGTGATGTATGAAGGGGAAATCGTAGGCGAGCTGGATGCAGAGACGGCTACTGAGGAGCAAATTAGTTTGTTGATGGCAGGAGGAAAAGCGGTTGGATAA
- a CDS encoding ABC transporter permease — translation MDKLLQLGRSLLQPLLAVFVGLAAGAVAISIVGGSITETYAEMWKGAFGSFYFFTNTLSRATPIILIGLGVALAFRAGFFNMGSEGQMVLGALSAAVTAIYLPGPGWFKLTAAIIAGIISGGIWSAFAGWLDARFRMNLLITTLLLNYIATLFAGYIVSYPLKDRTGSAAMAQTVMIDQSVWLPKLFKGMSLHGGFIIAAVGAILLFLFMRYTVKGYETRMLGGNPLFASYGGVQRGKMMLFSMFISGGFAGLAGSVEVLGTQYRYLDGALTSPGYAWSGIMATLLAGSHPLGTAVAAILLAALQTGGMGMERNTDVPLEVSSIIQAVLILFVSAKFTYSFIKRKKAGS, via the coding sequence TTGGATAAGCTATTACAACTCGGACGTTCGCTGTTGCAGCCGCTTTTGGCTGTTTTCGTTGGTTTGGCAGCCGGTGCGGTTGCTATTTCCATTGTCGGCGGCTCCATAACGGAAACCTACGCTGAAATGTGGAAGGGTGCCTTTGGCAGCTTTTACTTTTTCACTAACACATTAAGCCGTGCAACTCCAATTATTTTAATCGGGCTTGGCGTTGCTCTTGCCTTTCGTGCTGGATTTTTTAATATGGGATCAGAAGGCCAAATGGTGCTGGGCGCTCTCAGCGCTGCAGTTACTGCCATTTACTTGCCTGGTCCAGGCTGGTTTAAGCTTACAGCAGCTATTATAGCCGGAATTATTTCCGGGGGAATATGGTCGGCCTTCGCTGGCTGGCTCGATGCAAGATTCCGTATGAATTTGCTCATTACAACCTTGCTTCTTAATTACATAGCTACATTATTTGCAGGCTATATCGTATCCTATCCGCTTAAAGATCGAACCGGCTCTGCGGCAATGGCACAAACGGTTATGATTGATCAAAGCGTATGGCTTCCGAAGCTGTTTAAGGGCATGAGCCTTCACGGCGGATTCATTATAGCGGCTGTAGGCGCTATATTGTTATTTCTTTTTATGCGGTACACGGTCAAAGGCTACGAAACTCGCATGCTGGGTGGAAATCCTCTATTTGCAAGCTATGGTGGTGTACAGCGTGGTAAAATGATGCTGTTCAGCATGTTCATCAGCGGAGGCTTTGCTGGACTTGCTGGATCGGTAGAGGTGCTAGGCACGCAGTATCGCTATCTGGATGGAGCATTAACCTCTCCAGGGTATGCCTGGTCAGGCATTATGGCGACGCTGCTTGCAGGCTCGCATCCACTTGGGACTGCGGTTGCTGCTATATTGCTAGCCGCGCTTCAGACTGGCGGCATGGGCATGGAGCGCAACACGGACGTTCCGCTTGAGGTGTCCAGCATTATTCAAGCCGTACTCATATTGTTCGTATCAGCTAAATTCACCTATTCGTTCATTAAACGCAAGAAGGCGGGGTCATAA
- a CDS encoding ABC transporter permease produces the protein MDFFLDASLYASTLRMVTPILLAALGGAICARVGLFNVGLEGLILIGAFSAIVGNHFTGNVFAAVLFAILCTLIFSMIFSFMSIHLKANVIVVGIALNFLALGLTTFSLRAVFDVKGAYYNKDMVGLPKWDVPILKDIPWLGEILSGHSPLVYLSFVLVIALQLFFFKTVTGFRLLASGENPTAAKSLGIKVSRIQYGAVLMCGALCGLAGAQLSLGNVTMFTEGMTSGRGFIALVATMLGQSNPIGVAGSSLLFGFMDALSIRLQGFALPTHFTMMLPYIVTIAAMLFFKDKGYMQEARKSNESSR, from the coding sequence ATGGATTTCTTTTTGGATGCCTCCCTGTACGCTTCGACACTCCGTATGGTTACGCCCATTTTGCTTGCTGCGCTTGGCGGAGCCATCTGTGCACGCGTCGGCTTGTTTAACGTAGGTTTGGAAGGTTTAATTTTGATTGGTGCGTTTTCTGCGATCGTGGGCAACCATTTCACCGGCAATGTATTTGCAGCAGTTCTGTTTGCGATTTTATGCACGCTAATATTTTCGATGATATTTAGCTTTATGAGTATACATTTAAAGGCCAATGTTATCGTTGTCGGGATTGCGCTGAACTTTCTTGCGCTAGGGCTGACTACCTTCTCTCTGCGAGCGGTCTTTGATGTAAAAGGCGCATACTACAATAAGGATATGGTCGGCCTTCCAAAATGGGATGTTCCCATACTCAAGGATATTCCTTGGCTAGGTGAAATATTGTCCGGACATTCTCCGCTCGTTTATTTATCCTTTGTACTTGTCATCGCTTTGCAGTTGTTCTTCTTCAAGACGGTAACCGGCTTCCGCCTGCTTGCCTCTGGGGAGAATCCAACGGCTGCGAAAAGCTTAGGGATTAAAGTTTCACGTATACAATATGGCGCTGTGTTGATGTGCGGTGCATTATGCGGCCTTGCTGGCGCGCAGCTGTCGCTTGGCAATGTGACGATGTTTACAGAGGGCATGACATCGGGACGCGGCTTTATTGCGCTTGTTGCAACGATGCTGGGCCAATCGAATCCGATTGGCGTTGCGGGCTCAAGTCTGCTGTTTGGTTTCATGGACGCGCTCAGCATCAGGCTGCAGGGCTTCGCTTTGCCGACACATTTTACGATGATGCTGCCTTATATCGTGACGATTGCTGCCATGCTGTTTTTCAAAGATAAAGGGTATATGCAGGAAGCACGCAAATCGAATGAAAGCTCACGTTAA
- a CDS encoding sulfite oxidase-like oxidoreductase: MHKKAERLKKVTSIKKTELAPELAHRIPPGQTLTERFPILHEGDIPIYNMNNWSLRVFGEVEEERSFRFEELLALPQTKIQCDIHCVTRWSKLDTEWEGIKFNDLLPLLGVKSDAKYVMLHADEDYETNLPLEDLLLDNILLAHRYDGEPLTDKHGGPMRMLVPHLYFWKSAKWITGIEFMKEDREGFWERNGFHSYADPFKEQRFSSEENSMPEDEWQKKEFD, from the coding sequence ATGCACAAAAAGGCTGAGCGTCTAAAAAAAGTTACATCGATTAAAAAGACAGAGCTTGCACCTGAGCTTGCTCATCGGATACCGCCAGGCCAAACGCTGACGGAGCGGTTTCCTATTTTACACGAAGGGGACATCCCCATTTATAATATGAACAACTGGTCACTTCGTGTGTTTGGCGAAGTAGAGGAGGAGCGCAGCTTCAGATTTGAGGAGCTGCTTGCTCTTCCGCAAACGAAGATACAATGTGATATCCACTGCGTTACGCGCTGGTCCAAGCTTGATACGGAATGGGAAGGCATCAAGTTTAACGATTTGCTGCCGCTGCTTGGAGTGAAGTCGGATGCTAAGTATGTCATGCTGCATGCGGATGAGGACTATGAAACGAATTTGCCGCTTGAGGATTTGCTGCTAGACAACATCCTGCTTGCCCACCGCTATGACGGCGAGCCTTTGACCGATAAGCATGGCGGTCCTATGCGCATGCTCGTTCCACATTTGTATTTTTGGAAGAGCGCGAAGTGGATTACGGGAATTGAGTTTATGAAAGAGGATCGTGAAGGCTTCTGGGAGCGCAACGGCTTCCATAGCTATGCCGATCCATTTAAAGAGCAGCGGTTCAGCAGTGAAGAAAATTCGATGCCTGAGGACGAATGGCAGAAGAAGGAGTTTGATTAA
- a CDS encoding nucleoside phosphorylase, which yields MLPILQVNPEDLPEFAIVCGDPRRAETISQKLSNVKELAFAREYRTFVGEYAGVRLAVVSHGVGSPGAAVCFEELIRGGVKTLIRVGTAGSYSADHPAGSLVVSTAAVRAEGLTHQLVPAGFPAIADSEVTEALYAAAQETEGIVKKGITVTLDVFFSGVVDIPHKQYKQSGAIAVEMEIAALYVIATLRGVRAGAILALDGYADSDLAGEYDPHTDVVANAIEREIDTALRAVAKLAAASSSI from the coding sequence ATGCTACCTATACTACAAGTTAACCCAGAGGATCTGCCGGAATTTGCGATCGTATGCGGAGATCCACGGCGCGCGGAGACGATCTCACAGAAGCTAAGCAATGTAAAAGAGCTCGCGTTTGCAAGGGAGTACCGGACATTCGTTGGAGAATATGCAGGTGTTAGACTTGCGGTAGTCAGTCATGGCGTAGGCTCGCCTGGCGCCGCTGTATGTTTCGAGGAGCTTATTCGCGGCGGGGTGAAAACGCTCATTCGTGTCGGTACAGCAGGCTCTTATTCAGCAGACCACCCGGCGGGAAGTCTGGTCGTAAGCACGGCAGCGGTTCGCGCTGAGGGACTTACGCATCAGCTCGTTCCAGCGGGTTTTCCTGCGATTGCAGACAGCGAGGTTACTGAAGCACTGTATGCAGCTGCGCAGGAGACTGAGGGTATCGTGAAAAAAGGAATTACGGTAACGCTTGACGTCTTTTTCTCAGGCGTGGTAGACATTCCGCACAAGCAATATAAACAATCGGGCGCGATCGCTGTTGAGATGGAAATTGCAGCCTTGTATGTCATTGCAACGCTTCGCGGTGTCCGAGCTGGAGCAATATTGGCGCTCGATGGTTATGCTGATTCCGATTTGGCGGGTGAGTATGATCCGCATACAGATGTTGTTGCAAATGCGATAGAGCGTGAAATCGATACGGCGCTTCGTGCAGTTGCCAAGCTGGCGGCTGCCTCATCAAGCATTTAG
- a CDS encoding AraC family transcriptional regulator, with translation MDGTLFKQDWLNGDLYPHVFAYYFKQWSDYTMTYHTHDAIEIMYVISGSCGIGFEATAAAEAYEMTLKKGDFVILDANAPHRLMVDERGPCRMLNVEFDFRERRTAFPSMRQLALEDEFVAKLITEPSSYLFLRDPSEVYHVLKSLVLELDSRGKSINMKAELLFAQLILAIARLHHESGAEGVNPTELYVKQAIEYMHHNYDQDIQVKDIASAVSLHPGYLHRVFRAQLGKTLTGYLTELRMEKAKMLLRETDIAIADICDYVGVGSRQYFHAMFKKYTNQTPIAYRHGMDTQILDSRGLGSDKLK, from the coding sequence GTGGACGGTACCTTATTTAAGCAAGATTGGTTGAACGGTGACTTGTATCCGCATGTATTTGCTTATTATTTTAAGCAATGGTCCGACTACACGATGACCTACCACACCCATGATGCCATTGAAATTATGTACGTAATTTCAGGATCTTGCGGAATTGGGTTTGAAGCGACAGCAGCGGCTGAGGCTTATGAAATGACGCTCAAAAAGGGCGATTTCGTTATTCTTGATGCCAATGCTCCACATCGGCTGATGGTAGATGAACGAGGACCTTGCCGGATGCTTAACGTTGAATTTGATTTTCGGGAGCGCCGGACGGCGTTCCCTTCCATGCGCCAGCTTGCCTTGGAGGACGAATTTGTGGCTAAATTGATCACAGAGCCGTCCTCTTATTTGTTTTTGCGTGATCCTAGCGAGGTCTATCACGTGCTTAAGAGCTTGGTGCTTGAGCTGGATAGCCGTGGGAAGAGCATTAATATGAAGGCAGAGCTGCTGTTTGCACAGCTGATACTAGCGATTGCTCGGCTGCATCATGAGAGTGGAGCTGAGGGGGTCAATCCTACAGAGCTTTATGTTAAGCAGGCCATCGAATATATGCATCATAACTACGATCAAGACATTCAGGTGAAGGATATTGCGTCAGCGGTCAGTTTGCACCCCGGTTATTTGCACCGTGTATTTCGAGCGCAGCTTGGAAAAACGCTGACTGGCTATTTGACGGAGCTGCGAATGGAGAAAGCAAAAATGCTGCTGCGCGAGACGGACATCGCGATTGCAGACATTTGTGATTATGTAGGTGTGGGAAGTCGGCAATACTTTCATGCGATGTTCAAAAAATATACGAATCAGACGCCAATCGCTTATCGGCATGGAATGGATACACAAATATTGGATAGTCGGGGCCTAGGCTCGGACAAACTAAAGTGA